The Chitinophaga flava genome has a segment encoding these proteins:
- a CDS encoding non-ribosomal peptide synthetase/type I polyketide synthase — protein MKKDIAIIGLAGKFPKSDNIEVLWKNLVEEKELIHFFTDEELEEKGIARKDIARANYVKAASFIQTTDEFDYPFFKYTIHEARVMNPQTRMMHQLVWEALEDAACNVDTYNRKVGIFVGANKDLNWSMYSLLNKSEHVDELTRSKLSNPNFMASQIAYKLNFRGPCYFLDTACSTSLSTAHLACRSLLLNECGIAVVGGIRLLSMENTGYLYQQGSIMSADGHNRSFDNNSSGTINCDGAGVVILKRLEEAIADKDHIYAVIKGSAMNNDGNAKAGYTMPGVEGQAECIRIAHKIAGVAPAHISYVETHGTGTIIGDPIEITALNKAFNNDTQHRCAIGSIKSNMGHADEAAGIAGLIKTALALKHKTIPASLHYKTPNKTVPFQEGPFYVNNATRSWEHPEGALRTAGVSSLGIGGTNVHMILQEAPVLQHRPVAARHYLIRYSANTETALERYEAKLLHFLEKSKDIDPADLAYTLQAGRKRFDCGRFIVAASREELIDMLRGGRLKTQPVRPKQHITFMFSGQGSQYVNMGRYLYETFPAFKTILDEGFERLQQIRGVDYRKALFTEGSDEIYNTLYTQPVLFLFEYALARLLMTWGIQPDYMIGHSLGEYVAATVSGVFTLEDALRVVSRRAELMAGVEAGDMISVLLPIDKIDEKLLRDVSVAAVNAPDSFVLSGTKPAIAGVKEQLKAADIPFTELKTSHAFHSTMMEQIIADFEKELGGVAFGKPSIPFISNVTGDYITAEQSSSPAYWAKHILATVLFEKGIRRLMENDHTLFIEVGPGNTLTSFFRKCKSPDQHNAVVNTIRHPREQADDSSYLASFLGNIWINGVDIDWEQFYGAARPRRIPVPGYAFEPYKVPSRVALEGQLPGRAAAITEEAPVADVEMNRNNLTTTYKGAGNETEQQIMQLFESLFGIQGVGVDDDFFELGGDSLKALVLVNRMKKETGAEITISELFTSKTPATIALLVAEKKEERISVDGISAIPPIALSENGYALSSSQQRLWILNQFEEGLASYNITHQVELNGDYDIRLFKMAVYTVLERHEILRTVFRKNNEGEVRQWILTMDELDFAIDHQDFSAVADPRAAVTAYIRKDAVQFFNLENGPLLRAALLQTAPGQYVFYYNMHHIISDGWSMGVLYSDVAASYQSFVTDTPVSLTPLPIQYKDYAAWQLQELSNTANAVHREYWLSALSGELPVIDLPSGKQRPPVKTQHGHTLEAFLPAPLTQQLKTFTKDHEGSLFITLLSLWQVLIYRYTGQEDLIIGSPVAGRDHADLENQIGFFVNTVVFRNRVKPGEDFLHHFQQVKANALEAYSHQMYPFDRLLEDLNPRRNVSRSAIFDMMLALQNTGKKITTINAEIIPERIYDKGPQLTKFDMEINFTEIGDHLSFNVNFNTDVYDQEMVGSLMQHFMRLAAAVMEDASRSLQSVSFLAPAEFSKLDAFNNTSIVYGESGTVIDLFRQQAALTPDATAVVFEDSALTYRQLNAVSDQLAHYLTAQHNITLHDLVGIRLYRSEWMLIAILGVLKAGGAYVPIDPAYPQERLDYIRNDSAYKVCIDQNLLDDFRAAQHHYTKPFVITLSPEDYAYAIYTSGSTGMPKGVLNHHAGLRNRLLWMKHYLQADSSSVILQKTPYTFDVSVWELLLPVICGAQLIFAVPEGHKDPFYLQRLIDERQVTIIHFVPSMLQIFLHSIAGAAGNSLKHVVCSGEALPATVVNAFKKKINCRLHNLYGPTEAAIDVTAIDLTEMNTTLQGVSIGYPIANCSIYIVNEAMALQPVGIAGELLIGGVQVAYKYLNKPELSSEKFIESPFKKGERLYKTGDLAKWNNDGSIAYLGRRDGQVKIRGHRIELGAITAQLLLKPDIKEAVVSVHRKADLEHELVAYVVSDEPQDTSTLRKYLAGKVPDYEIPAYFVQLEALPLSANGKIDEKALPGPGSNTLTVNTAYVAPRNEKEQLLIEIFARELGREPSEIGINDNFFDLGANSIKLIRILNEIRNEFKVDIKPIMLFQYTNIQDLVNAFAAAPDEEPEEENLQISAEMDDMIESF, from the coding sequence ATGAAGAAGGACATTGCAATTATAGGCTTAGCAGGTAAGTTCCCGAAATCAGACAACATTGAAGTGTTGTGGAAGAACCTGGTGGAGGAAAAAGAACTGATCCATTTTTTCACTGATGAGGAACTGGAAGAAAAAGGTATTGCCCGGAAAGACATAGCGCGTGCGAATTACGTGAAGGCAGCCTCTTTTATACAGACAACAGATGAATTTGACTATCCTTTTTTTAAATACACCATTCATGAGGCCAGGGTAATGAACCCGCAAACCCGCATGATGCACCAGCTGGTATGGGAAGCCCTGGAAGACGCCGCCTGCAATGTAGACACCTATAACCGGAAGGTAGGCATCTTCGTGGGAGCCAACAAAGATCTGAACTGGAGCATGTACTCCCTGCTAAATAAAAGCGAACATGTGGATGAGCTGACACGCAGCAAATTATCCAACCCCAATTTCATGGCTTCACAGATCGCGTATAAGCTGAATTTCAGGGGACCTTGTTATTTCCTCGACACTGCCTGTTCCACATCGTTGAGTACCGCACATCTCGCCTGCAGAAGTTTGCTGCTGAATGAATGTGGCATCGCGGTGGTGGGCGGCATCCGGCTGCTGTCGATGGAAAACACGGGTTACCTTTATCAGCAGGGCTCTATCATGTCCGCCGACGGGCATAACCGGAGCTTCGATAACAACTCTTCCGGCACCATCAATTGCGACGGGGCTGGTGTTGTGATACTGAAAAGACTGGAAGAGGCCATCGCCGACAAAGATCATATCTATGCCGTTATCAAAGGTTCCGCGATGAACAACGACGGCAACGCCAAAGCCGGCTACACCATGCCCGGCGTGGAAGGCCAGGCAGAGTGCATCCGGATCGCACATAAAATAGCAGGCGTGGCGCCGGCACATATCTCTTACGTGGAAACGCACGGCACCGGCACCATCATCGGCGATCCCATCGAGATAACCGCATTAAACAAAGCATTCAATAACGATACACAACACCGTTGCGCCATCGGTTCCATCAAATCAAATATGGGCCATGCCGATGAAGCCGCCGGTATAGCCGGGTTGATCAAAACGGCGCTGGCATTGAAACATAAGACCATCCCAGCAAGCCTGCATTATAAAACACCCAATAAAACAGTGCCTTTCCAGGAAGGACCGTTTTATGTCAACAATGCCACCCGGTCATGGGAGCATCCGGAAGGCGCGCTGCGCACCGCCGGCGTCAGCTCGCTGGGCATAGGCGGCACCAACGTGCATATGATCCTTCAGGAAGCCCCTGTTCTGCAACACAGGCCTGTCGCTGCAAGGCATTATCTGATCCGGTATTCGGCCAACACCGAAACGGCACTGGAGAGATACGAAGCGAAGCTTCTGCACTTCCTGGAAAAAAGTAAAGACATAGATCCCGCTGATCTGGCCTACACCTTACAGGCGGGAAGAAAGCGTTTTGATTGTGGTCGTTTTATCGTGGCGGCAAGCAGGGAAGAGCTGATCGATATGCTCCGTGGCGGTAGGCTGAAAACACAGCCTGTCAGGCCCAAACAGCATATCACGTTTATGTTCTCCGGGCAGGGAAGCCAGTATGTAAACATGGGCCGTTATCTCTATGAAACGTTCCCGGCCTTCAAAACCATACTGGATGAAGGTTTTGAAAGGCTTCAACAGATAAGGGGCGTCGATTACCGCAAAGCCCTGTTCACAGAAGGAAGCGATGAAATATACAATACGCTGTACACACAGCCCGTATTGTTCCTGTTCGAATATGCGCTGGCGCGGCTGCTGATGACCTGGGGTATACAGCCTGATTACATGATCGGGCACAGTCTGGGAGAATATGTGGCTGCTACTGTCAGCGGTGTGTTCACACTGGAAGACGCCCTGAGAGTGGTAAGCAGGCGCGCTGAACTGATGGCGGGCGTGGAAGCAGGTGATATGATCAGTGTATTGCTGCCCATTGATAAAATTGACGAAAAACTGCTCAGAGATGTGTCTGTGGCGGCTGTGAATGCACCGGATAGCTTTGTGCTCTCAGGTACTAAACCAGCCATCGCTGGCGTGAAAGAACAACTGAAGGCTGCCGATATTCCCTTTACAGAACTGAAAACGTCTCACGCCTTTCATTCCACTATGATGGAACAGATCATTGCGGACTTTGAAAAGGAGTTGGGTGGCGTTGCATTTGGTAAGCCCTCCATTCCTTTTATCTCCAATGTTACAGGCGATTACATCACTGCAGAGCAGTCCTCTTCTCCGGCTTACTGGGCAAAGCATATACTGGCCACAGTACTGTTTGAAAAAGGCATCCGCAGGCTGATGGAAAATGATCATACGCTGTTCATAGAAGTAGGGCCGGGAAATACCCTAACCTCTTTCTTCCGTAAATGCAAAAGTCCCGATCAGCATAATGCGGTGGTCAATACTATCCGTCATCCGCGTGAGCAGGCAGATGATAGTTCTTATCTCGCCTCCTTTCTCGGGAATATCTGGATCAATGGTGTAGATATAGACTGGGAACAGTTTTACGGAGCAGCCAGGCCACGCAGGATACCAGTGCCTGGTTATGCTTTTGAGCCGTATAAAGTACCATCGAGAGTAGCACTGGAAGGACAGCTGCCGGGTCGTGCCGCGGCCATAACAGAGGAAGCGCCTGTTGCAGATGTGGAAATGAACCGGAATAATCTCACCACTACCTATAAAGGAGCCGGCAATGAAACAGAGCAGCAGATCATGCAGCTGTTTGAATCGCTGTTTGGCATACAGGGTGTAGGTGTAGATGATGATTTCTTCGAACTGGGTGGCGATTCACTGAAAGCACTGGTGCTGGTGAACAGGATGAAGAAAGAGACAGGTGCCGAGATCACTATTTCCGAGCTGTTCACCTCCAAGACACCAGCTACGATTGCACTGCTGGTGGCAGAGAAAAAAGAAGAACGTATATCCGTTGACGGTATATCGGCCATTCCTCCCATTGCTCTTTCTGAAAACGGTTATGCGCTTTCGTCTTCCCAGCAACGCCTATGGATACTGAACCAGTTTGAAGAAGGGCTGGCGTCTTATAATATCACACACCAGGTGGAGCTGAACGGCGATTATGATATAAGGCTTTTCAAGATGGCAGTGTATACGGTGCTGGAACGCCATGAAATATTGAGAACAGTATTCCGGAAGAACAATGAGGGTGAAGTGCGCCAGTGGATACTGACGATGGACGAACTGGACTTTGCCATAGACCACCAGGATTTCAGCGCCGTGGCAGATCCCCGTGCGGCGGTAACTGCTTATATCCGTAAGGACGCGGTACAGTTCTTCAACCTGGAGAATGGGCCACTGCTGAGAGCCGCCTTATTACAAACGGCTCCGGGTCAGTATGTGTTCTATTACAATATGCACCACATCATTAGTGATGGATGGTCCATGGGTGTGCTCTACAGCGACGTGGCGGCCAGCTATCAGTCTTTTGTGACCGATACGCCGGTGAGCCTTACACCTTTACCGATACAGTACAAAGACTATGCAGCCTGGCAGCTGCAGGAGCTGAGCAACACGGCCAACGCTGTTCACCGTGAATACTGGTTGTCTGCATTATCAGGAGAACTTCCGGTGATAGACCTGCCCTCCGGCAAACAGCGCCCGCCGGTGAAAACACAACACGGCCATACGCTGGAAGCATTTCTGCCCGCACCGCTGACTCAACAGCTGAAAACATTCACCAAAGACCACGAAGGCAGCCTGTTCATCACGCTGCTGTCGCTGTGGCAGGTACTTATATACCGTTATACCGGCCAGGAAGACCTGATCATCGGCTCTCCGGTAGCAGGCAGGGACCATGCGGACCTGGAAAACCAGATAGGCTTCTTCGTGAACACAGTAGTGTTCAGGAATAGGGTGAAACCGGGAGAAGATTTTCTGCATCATTTCCAACAGGTGAAAGCAAATGCGCTGGAAGCCTATTCACACCAGATGTATCCTTTCGACCGGCTGCTGGAAGACCTGAACCCCAGGCGCAATGTGAGCAGGAGCGCCATCTTTGATATGATGCTGGCATTGCAGAACACCGGAAAGAAAATAACAACGATAAATGCCGAAATCATACCCGAACGCATATACGACAAAGGCCCGCAACTGACGAAGTTTGATATGGAGATCAACTTCACCGAGATAGGCGACCATTTGTCATTCAATGTTAATTTCAACACGGACGTGTATGATCAGGAAATGGTAGGCTCACTGATGCAGCATTTCATGCGGCTGGCGGCGGCAGTCATGGAAGATGCCTCCCGGTCATTACAATCAGTCAGTTTCCTGGCTCCTGCTGAGTTCAGCAAACTGGATGCATTTAACAACACCAGTATTGTGTACGGGGAAAGCGGCACTGTGATAGACCTGTTCAGACAACAGGCTGCGCTTACTCCCGATGCAACAGCTGTTGTATTTGAAGACAGTGCGCTTACATACCGGCAGCTCAACGCCGTATCTGACCAGCTGGCCCATTATCTTACTGCACAGCACAACATTACATTGCATGATCTTGTGGGTATCAGGCTGTATCGCAGTGAATGGATGCTTATAGCAATACTTGGCGTCCTGAAGGCAGGAGGGGCATATGTACCCATTGATCCGGCCTACCCGCAGGAGCGGCTGGACTACATCAGAAACGACAGCGCTTATAAAGTATGTATAGATCAGAACCTGCTTGATGATTTCAGGGCTGCACAGCATCATTATACTAAGCCTTTTGTGATAACGTTGTCACCGGAAGACTATGCCTACGCCATCTATACCTCCGGTTCCACCGGCATGCCCAAGGGTGTTCTCAATCACCATGCGGGATTGCGCAACAGGCTGCTCTGGATGAAACATTATCTGCAGGCAGACAGCAGCTCTGTGATACTGCAGAAAACGCCTTACACGTTTGATGTGTCAGTGTGGGAACTGCTGCTGCCTGTTATCTGCGGCGCACAGCTGATATTTGCAGTGCCGGAGGGGCATAAAGATCCGTTCTACCTGCAACGCCTCATCGATGAAAGGCAGGTGACCATCATTCATTTCGTTCCTTCCATGTTGCAGATATTCCTGCATAGCATAGCCGGCGCGGCCGGCAACAGCCTGAAACATGTGGTGTGCAGCGGCGAAGCCCTGCCGGCGACCGTAGTGAACGCATTCAAAAAGAAAATCAATTGCCGCCTGCATAACCTATACGGCCCTACGGAGGCAGCGATCGACGTGACAGCGATCGACCTGACGGAGATGAATACTACCCTGCAGGGTGTATCTATAGGGTACCCCATCGCCAACTGCAGCATTTACATCGTGAACGAGGCTATGGCACTGCAACCTGTAGGCATTGCCGGCGAATTGCTGATTGGAGGCGTGCAGGTGGCCTATAAATACCTCAATAAGCCGGAGCTGAGCAGTGAGAAATTTATTGAAAGTCCGTTCAAAAAAGGGGAACGCTTATATAAGACCGGCGACCTCGCCAAATGGAACAATGATGGCAGCATCGCTTATCTGGGCAGGAGAGACGGACAGGTGAAGATACGCGGCCATAGGATAGAGCTGGGTGCTATTACCGCGCAGCTGTTGCTGAAGCCGGATATAAAGGAAGCCGTTGTCAGCGTGCATAGGAAGGCAGACCTCGAACATGAGCTGGTGGCTTACGTAGTGTCTGATGAGCCACAGGATACGTCCACATTACGCAAATACCTGGCCGGTAAGGTACCTGATTACGAGATCCCTGCATACTTCGTTCAGCTGGAAGCCCTGCCACTATCGGCCAATGGGAAGATAGATGAAAAAGCATTGCCAGGCCCCGGCTCCAATACCCTGACCGTCAACACGGCCTATGTGGCTCCGCGCAATGAGAAAGAGCAATTGCTCATTGAAATTTTCGCCCGGGAGCTGGGCAGGGAACCGTCTGAGATAGGCATTAATGACAACTTCTTTGACCTCGGCGCCAATTCCATAAAACTGATCAGGATACTGAATGAGATCAGGAATGAATTTAAAGTGGATATAAAGCCCATCATGCTTTTCCAGTACACCAACATACAAGACCTGGTGAACGCATTTGCAGCAGCGCCTGATGAGGAGCCGGAAGAAGAGAACCTTCAGATCTCAGCAGAGATGGACGATATGATCGAATCATTTTAA